The genomic segment TTTAAAATATCTCACATTAAATTCACGACGAGGGTTCCAAAACTCCTCTATCCATCGTCAAGATTTTATAAAAAGTGCGCTTGGCACAAGCTCAACTTCTTCGATTAAGCTACCACACTAGTTTAGCTCAGGATGAGACATAATCTAACCTATTTTGCATTTATAAATATCGAATTTGACCCGAACTCGAACATATTCAAACTTTTTTCATACCAAAATCAtgctcaaattatttcattcgAAAGTTTAAAAACCACTcgcaaatattttattaatattagataattatatataaaataaatatactttgaggttttattttaaaaaaactcgtcaacattttcaaatatttcgaacaaaataacaaaattttcaaatttctaaTCGAGCTCGAATATAAAATTTTTGAtttggctcgattcaatgcTTTTAGACCCAGCGTCCAACCATAATTCTCTGAAAAAAGTACACTTTTTTTTGAAGCTCTGAAAAAAGAAAACTTGAACTTCCAAATTTATGAACTTAAGATTATTTATTGATCTTTCTTTGTGTATACAAAGCATTATCGATTAAATTCTTCTAATCATAGTACACCTCTTTCATTTCAAGAGGAAGGCATTCAAACACCGATTAAACAACCCGCTTAATCCTCGTCTTCTGtctcttcttcatcatcatcattatttTCCCCATACCTCCATCCTCCCTCTGCTAAGTTATCTCGCTCTTCTTCCGTTTCTTCACTATCTTCTTCATCATACATTTCGTCTTTAACAGGCCAAGATTTTTTCACCACATTCAAGTTGGCAGAAGACGTGGTAGTAGTTTTGCGCTGAGTCGCTTTTGAAGGAGGCATCTTCAAAGTTGGCTTTGACCTGCTTTGTTTCTGAACTTTGCCATTCCCACGTTTTCCAGTATATGCTTCTTGATCACTCCCTTCATCTATCTCATTTTCAGTATTGGCTTGCGTGTTGTTTTTGGCTTTGTCATCTGGAAAATGGCCAGGATGCTCTCGTCTCAAATGAAGATTCAGCTTGTACTCGTGGATGTAGGCCTTCTCACACCCTTCATATGGACATGCGAACGGGCGGTCTGATGATGCAGGTCCGGAAGCTCCAGTGTTAGATTTTGAAGTTTTCACTGGTTTTTCTACTGGTGTGGTGTATTTGACATCATCGAAACCGTTCTGTGTAAATTGCCAGAGTTCAAGCTACTTACATGTTGCAGCAACAAGATATCAAAAGTGAAAATTTAAAGTACGTATATCATATGTAGAAAAGCTTTTCAACATGTCCAGGCAAACAGAACCATTAATATCTCTTTCCCAGCATTGCAACAGACAATAATTAGTAGTGCTCAATGTGAAAAAGGAGAAATGACTTTAATGTCTGATGATACCTGTTATGTTTCGAGTTAACAAGAACCATTTATCAGAGCATCAACAACCAAAAAGAGGGGTGATTTCATTTTGGTCCTTTAATAACACCCATCACACTATGAAGTTCACAAGAACCTTAATCTAAGTATGAACAGTAAGCATACATCATTTTGTCCCGTAACTTATGCCCCCAGATCGATTGGGGTACTCCCTAACCAAGGTTAGTCCCTCGTGTTAGTAATTGGTCTCCCcttcatttcaaaatttatcaGCTTGGGAACCAAATATGTTTCATATAGGAAAGGGACTACAACAGATGAGATGGAATCAGGAGAAAATTTTGACTTGTAAAAACATTTTGCCAATACTCCATGGATGAAGCATAGAGTCTGTGGAGATAGGTGCATAATGTGTTCATCCCGTAACTCTAACATAACTAAAGGAGGCTGCTAACCAATTTTACTTTTACCCAAAAACCCATATTTCTGCCCTTCGTCAGACCAAGGCTTGTCCAAACAAACCACACCTtgctttaattaaaaaaattcccaAGTTAATTGCCAATGTCACATCACTTTGTGATTGTCTTGGTATTATTTTCCAGCCCTACAATCTCATTGTGTCCAAGACTCCAAGTTGGGGAACATTACAGAAGAGCTAAAAATGACAGAAGAATAGCAGCTGTAAGTCTCATGTGAATCTATATCTCTACACAGAGCCACATAAATTCAATGCCTGAATCTTATAAAAGTCTTGTTGCAAATGATCTTTATGTTACCTCTATTATAAAGAGGAAAAAACAACCTTTAACCATTGAAACCGGCAACTCTACACCAATTTGTCTCGGCGGTTCAATTAACTTTGTGACTCTCTCAGATGATTTTGGAAGAAAAGGAACAGAGAGCACATGATCTTCTTCAAGCATTTTAATGCATTTGTCTCAAAATATTTATCAAGCatgataaaaagaaaaatgatcttTAAAGTCATCTGACCTTCTTGTGTATATTATTGCCATGCCTCGGGCTTTAAATCCTCACCTTGAACATAAGCAAATAATTGTTTGATGTTTCATAATGACATAAAATGTAATAGCCCAGCTATATCTTAAAAAGGAAATTTCAATGAACTTTGTCTTCTCTGATTCTATGCTTGGGCTTAAGATTTTATTAATACAGCTGCTTGGGTCAAAAATTTAGTTGGTTAAATTCATTTTCGGTCCCTCAAGTATGCCATTGTATCAAATCTAGATTTGATCCTCTCACAAACTCATCAGTTTTTGTCCCTCATGTTTATAAAAGCAAACACATCTGAATCCCATGGCTGTTTGTTTTCAACAAAAAGTTGGAGCCATGAAATCTTAAGTGATTTTGGAATCATTAGGGACCGGACCACAATTAATCTAAGTGGAACCAGGATAACCAGAGTCCAGAAGTGAGTCTTTTAGGTTCCAAAAATGAAACCATCCAACAAAATAGCTAAAAGGTACAAGTAAAAAGCAAAAATCAGAGAACGTTAAATGATGTGATCAAAACAATCACAAAAAGGaaagtactaaaacttgaaaaGAGATGGAAAATGTATCACCTTCTCGTGATGAGAAGCAATGTGATTCTTTAGCTTATACTCGTGCGCATATCGTTTTCCACATTCAGGATACGGGCAAAGGTGATAGTTCTCCTGCGAATGTGTTTTCATGTGTGACCTTAGATTGAAATCCAGAGAGAATGCCTGACAAATATTGACTCACAGCATCAGAAAACAAGCCAGGTGTAACAGAATACTAGGAAGAGACGTTACATTAAAATTTCCAATCTATGGTATTCTTGAAATATATCAAGGTTGTCGAAGACGAACAGAATGCATCCACTTGTATGCTACCAATTTGTCTACAACAAAATGGCATCTTCACAAATTCATCGAGACTCAGACTTATGCATTTAATGATATGATTAATTTCTGGCTACTAAGAGGACCCTGGTGCATGCATGTGGATGTGGGGGAGGAGGGGTTTTACACGATATCCTCCTAGAAGGTAATACTCACCTTACCACAGCCTTCATGGGGACACACAAAATCTCTCTCTCCGGTATGAATTAAAAAATGTCTCTTTAGCTTTGAACTATCCAAAAATTTCTGCAAAATAAAATCTATTTAATATGAAAGAAACACTCGTCAAACATGAAATGTGGcaaaaacaatttaaaatgtGTTACAATAAAGTTCATATAGTTCATTGAGAAAACAAGGAGCCACGTTACTTTTCCACAATTCTCATAATGGCAAACATATTGTCTCTCTCCATGAATGTGAGAATGCTTCCTCAAAGCTCCAGCATCAATAAATGTCTTTCCACAACCCTCATAGCTACAAAGAAACAAAACCTCTGTCGTCGGTTCAGGTTCGGGCTCTGCTGCTTCTGGCAATTTTGATTTGTCTTTCATAGCCTTTAATGTTGCCTCTAAAAACAGAACACTTTTTACGGGTCAGATTTAGCCTCTGGCTCACAAGTTAAGTAAAATTTTCAGTGGAATACACATAGCTATTAAAAGCGTGCGCCTGGCTGCGCCTAGGCGACAGGCTCAGCCAGGCGCACACATTGCGCCTGGGAAGCACTTGAAACAAGCGCGCTTAAAGCGTGCGCCTTTGCCTAGGCGCGAGGCTCTGAGAGGCGCAAAATCGTGCGCTTTAAAGAAGTTGAGATATTTTGTAGGTGAATAAAAATTAACTCGAACTCAACCAATTTTGAAGCTCAATTAGCAAAGTCTGTGGCTatttaatgatttaaaaaaaCCATATTGTCGCTCATTTATGCAAGATTTTTTTAACAGAAATTTCATAAGTCATTTATTCAAACTTTTATTGTAATGTTCTTTCATTTACGATGATGATGAAAGTTGAGCAGGATGATaaagaatttgatgatttaGATGATAGTGTAATCATATACAAACTTTTAATCTAATTTCTTCTACACTCATGACTCATCATCGTTTTGGAAGACGACGACGATATAGTTGCAGACGTTGAACAAGAATTTGATGATTtagatatttgaatttttttaatatactaTGAATTGATGATTTACTAATGAACtttaaatgattaattttttttcctggTTATGATTTACGTTACATTATCTATTAATGAACTTTTTATTTATAATGTTTGTTATCTTTgtgaaaattatttaatttatataatattatagtATAAATCACTATATATATCGAGTTTTAAAATATATCTTAAATGCGCTTTCCTTCGATAAAGCATGTGCTTTTTGTTACGCCCTGCGTCTCAGGCTCCAAGGTACCCTAGCGTTTTAGTGCGCCTTGCGCCCTAAATAACTATGGGAATACGGAAAAGGAAAAATcaatatcaatgaataactctaaagaaaaataaacaaatgGAAATCAGTATCACATCATCCAACTGACTGGTACAGTAATTTCTTACTAGAAATTACTTAAATGTCTAATATGCAACTGATATGGCAAAATAAGTTTGAGATACGTGAAATTATACTAGTTAGGTGTACCCAAAGAGTATCTTATGAAGAAGGTCCAGATATAAGTTGGTAGCTCAAGAGTCGGTGCTTCCTAAAAGACAACAGTCTAGGTCTGAAGTTCTACAATCAGATTTTTTTCAATTGATTTCCAATCATCCTcaggaaataaaaaaatataatagctGTTAGTAGTAAACTATATGCATAAACAAGTGCTGTTTCAGAAAAAAGATCAACTCAACTAATTTACCGAGAACGAAATACTGCCAACTAACTGTGCATCAAAGCTCTCAAATGAACAtttgtttcaatttattttcatcACACCCGGTAATAGCAGAACAGCTTAGCTCACCATCTTCAACAGCAATATTAAACATCCCAGTGCATCCTTCACTAGGTAGTTACAATAACATCTCTAAGTTAATCAAGTTTGCGGGGAGGCAGTATTAATTAGATCTCTCCtatcaacataataaatatatataaaatataaaaattatttctctCCGTGTACATGGCACTTCCATTTTCGATGTAAAAAGAATTTTCCACATCAATTGTGTGCCTTTGTTTCTTATTTCCTTCTTTTACTTCTTTGAAGTCCTTGCATCACTCAGTTTACAATTtgtaaaaaaacatattatatcCTGACCATTTGTTTCTATTCTGATCCTGACTGAAGTCATTTACTTGGACATTATTTATCTCATAAGTTTGAATCATAACGAAAAATGTTAAATTACAAATAACTAAGCCCCCTGCAAATCCTCCCCTTAACAAGGTAGGAAATAGCTTTAAATCACTAAATGTCTAAATCATTTAATCATTTCTTGACCTCTTTGTTTTCTATTGATGACTACTAGAAGTCAAATTTTGTGCATTATGTCTCTCATTAATAAAGTCTGAATCCTACTAAAAACTTTCGAGTTACAAATCAACGAGTCTCCTGTATAACCTCCCCAACAAGGTGGCAGCGACTCAAGGTACAATTGAGCAAAAGCAAAGGATAGGAAATAAGCACTAGATAGAGACAATATGGCATACCTAAAGAAGAAACAAGTTATCATTACATAGAATGCATCGAGTTTAAGGCAACCAAAGAAAAATTAACACAATCACATATAGCTACATCTTGGCCAATTCCATACAAAAAAATTATACCCATTTggaataaaaacaaaattaaagaaatccaTCATCTGCTTAATAGAACAGGAAATTGAAACTAACCATTAACCCATTTCAAAACCAAACACTTCCCACCAGTAGCGACAAGATCTTGAGGCACCCTAGAGCAAAGCAAACAGGTAAGAAAAGTTTACtaaaaaacatttaataaaGTATGAAACAAAATCAAAGAGCAAGAATGTTGCATATtgtcaatttttaaaaattaaaggaCATGGagcaaaaatcaataaaatgctCATCGAATAgcaattcataaattaaaaccGAAACCACACAACCAGCTTACTAATACAAAGTTTGGAAACAGGAGCAACTGGATAAAAAAAGTCAACATTAATTTCAAATAGAACTAGAAGCAAATTTAAGAATGGATAtactaaataaaatttaaaaacaattttttggCAGACAAAGTTAAGCAAAAGGTAACCAGTGCCTAATTTCTGACTTTTTGAACAATTTAAAAAGCAACTAGAACATGCCCAAAAACCCATTCTAAAGCACTTTGTTCAAATTATCTGTCTAAATTCACTTTAAATGGACCAACAAACCCATTTTTCAGTAATTTTGTTATCGCAGTCATCCCAAATATGATTCAAAGCCGAAAAAGCCTGTTCATTGGCCATGATGCTTTTTATGTTCTAGACAAATGATTCTCACAAGATCACAGGCATTAAAATGCGCCACAACAAGGCAGCAAGGCAAAAGGTACAAACTTAATCAAATTAAAGCACATACTCAATACAATATTAGGTGAAAATGAGCACACTGTACAACTTACAGAAAAAATCAAACTGATGCAATTATATCATGGGCACTCATAATTTCTAAGCATTACCCCAATCTGTTAGAGCAAATATCAATGCTATACCACAAACTACGCTTAATTCAGCAGAGGACTCCTTTTCCTATCTCAATCTTCTTCTTTCTTAGGGGAGGTTGCCGTGTATAGAGTCAAACCTAAGGAGGATGCATGCTTCTCTATAAAAGTAGATTTAAAAATCTAATTTCATAGTTTATATTTTACTCCATGGATCCTGACAGACATGTCtgaataaatagtaaacaactaaaagataggaagtgaaaaaTGGATCTACCCACGGTTTCAAATTGAAAAATTGGAAGAAATGAAAGAAAGGATTAAAGATACGAAGTCTATTGAATTTTCAATTTTGTTTCAATTAAATGCATCCCTTTTGATTTtccaacaaaacaaaaaaaatagtaaCAAATCCTGCATGTTTTCATTCCAACACTAATAGAGATAATGAAAATTGAACTGGCAGATGCGCAGATAATCATTTCATCTATTGTCCCCCCATGTTAAGGTTTCTCTCCCAGataaaaacaaataataagATGCCCACATGGTTTGCATTGATGCTAGATTTTCTGGTAAATGCTTCAGAAAAAGAGAACAGTTCATCCCAGACCTTATTGTAAATACTGCCGAAAAAGAGAAAACAATGCCCAAGAAGATGAATTCAAATCGTTCAACAGAGGTAAGAACCAATCAATAAACTCAATTCCTTATCAGATACCAAAAACGAGGTCAAGTATATCAGAACCCAGAGTAAATTTATACAGAAATATCAACAAGTAGTAAGAACTGAGAATTTTCTTCCTTACCATTCTCTGACCCATCTGACAGCAGGGTTTCTGGACTTGGTTATGGAGCGCCTGTCGAAAAGATTATGAGCAAAGTGATTGTCCATTGCTTCCCTCTTTATCCCGACAGGGCTAGTGGTTAATCAATAGAAAATAATCATCATTGGTTGAAATTAGGGTTACGGTTTTGAGATGCCCAAAAAAAAGTAGTTTCTTTCATGGATTATCATGATGAATGGGGGGGAAGGGAGAATGCCACGATCCGAATTCGTCCAAGTTTTGTGTCTTTTTCGGCCCAATCAACTTTGTTGGGCACAGCGTTCGGCCAGCTCCTCCTTTTCATTTAGGACAAGTTTGGTTTTGGTCTCTCTTCACATGCATTCATAGCTaaccaaagaagaaaattttgaaGTGAGAAATAGATATATTCGAGTTTAAATTCGATTTGaatgttaaaaattttaatatttttttctcgaATTCAGTCCAAATCAATGTTCGAGTTTGGCTCAAAATACTCAAATATATTCGCGAGCCGCTCGAAAATAAATACTTGAAATatgttatttaatatataattatattatattatattagtaGAATATTTAGCATTTCAAGATTACTTaacaaaataatttgagatCTAGTTCGGTTCGAAAAAGTTTGAACATATTTTTCTGCTCGAATTTGATAATTTCGAATACaaataaaatgttttttcaagacGGTTAAATTCGTTTACACCCAAATTTAGTTTCAATTATTGTTACAAAAATTTGGTTAAAACAAATTAATcgtgtattttaaataaaattcaattttACGTACGGGGCATACGTATTCATGTGTTGTTTTATAgataaaaataatttctaaaatgAAAAAACTTTCGACGTCTCACGGACGTAGTTGTGAGAAGATCTCTTTGTGagctcatgaaaatatttttttgatagGATACTTTTTATTTGAGCGTAATTGAACATTCATCTAAAATTACATATAATCTCCATGTTGTTTTATCTTACATTAGCCTCTTAAAATATAAGATAAATACCAATTTGAGGGATGAAGATTTAGGATGAATAACAAAATGTGGAGTTCGTAATTTTAAAAAGTATTGGATTATTTATTACTTTTCATAAAACCTCAGCATGATATATGTAATATTTACGTTGTAATTGGATTGGTTGTACATATATGAACCTCTTGAGAAATAAAGTTAACACTTGGTTTTTAGTCcacacaaaaaaaatcaaacacttgatgaaagaagaaagaattTCAGTGAAATCACCGTCCATCAAACGGAAAATGTAATTGAAACGTCTCAAATGAGTGTTTGTGTTGGTAGAGTAAACACAACTCCCTATCAACATCTTATCGAACGATCTTGTACACAGGACAACGTGATGTGAAATCATTGATACCAAGAGTTTGTTTGACGTGAACAAAACCCGATTTTGGATTCTCAACAAATGAGGTCAACCTCCATAAAAATAACAACCCACATAATTCTATGGTGCTATAAAAATGAGTTGAAGATCCATGTCCTAGTTTCAATAGGAATGTATTCTTTATATGGTCTCTACCAGATGGAAGcgatatcatttgaaaaaatggTGTAAATGAAAGTTTCATTTAgacaattatttataataatgtttttataaaagtgtttcttacaaaaagttttaaaagtcttcagaatttttttataaaaacgcTTACACAATTAAAAAGTTTTGAAAGttctaaaaatatataaaaaaaacacacaactTCTATTTATATTCTTTAAAAAGTAAACTTAGAGaacatatttttataaaacTTTTGCAGAAATCTTGTATAAACACACTAAGTTTTTGTCACTTGCAAAACACTATAacgttttaattaaaatacttgTCAAACAGTGTCGAAAGCATTGACGGTAAAGAAGACACAGCGACGCacgttttataaaataaaagctCCTTCATCGGGTCCCCCGTGTTCTACAATGGCTCAAGAAATGGCACGCAGAGAGACCCACCAAGTTGCGAGGTCATGACCATACACGAAACTCGCCCAGTTTACAATCATGAGCACAAGGAGAATTGCCGATAGAAATAAACAGGTTAATTGACTTCAGCTAGTACTAGTGCAGACAGGGCTCTATAAATAGCACCTGCACACAAAGcaatcatgaaaaattatatttgcaAAAGATCAGCACACATGCTTACTGTTTTAATATCCGGTCATTTTATGACATTTCTCGAAACCGGGCAATGGCCTTCTTCTGAATAACAGCTTTGTAGCTATCTCCTGCCTGCACCTCAAGGTTTGGGTCAACTTTCTTTGGTTGGCTACCTAGACCTGCTCTGGTTTCCATGGTTTGCGCTTGGACAGGCTCTACCATGCCACTGCCATCTTTCCCCAGTCCCTGAACATGGGATTGAGACACAAAAAAACCACAAAAATTCCAACCCCATAAGTCGGATCAGGATGAGTAAAAAAGTAAAAGATGGCCACTATATAACCAATGATGCTGACGAGTCAGAGGTTTCCAAATTTAAAGAGGACTATTCCAAAGTAGGACAATATACACCACTGGATGTGACAAATGGAAGGGAGATGGTAAAATAAGTAAAACAATCGAGTTGGCAGTGTGAGGGAATTTGTTGACAATGGTGGAATAGAAAATTTTCAACTTGGAAAATAAAGGAAAGTTGTGCAAGATAGGGATCAGAAATGGTACCAAGCCTTCGTGCCATCCCATGTTCCGTAGCATCCGGTTGCCTACATTGCTCTCATCAATTGCCCTGTCCGCTGTGATAATATCATAGCTCTGACTATCCAAATCTCCAGTAACACGTCCACCTCC from the Primulina eburnea isolate SZY01 chromosome 3, ASM2296580v1, whole genome shotgun sequence genome contains:
- the LOC140827707 gene encoding zinc finger transcription factor YY1; its protein translation is MDNHFAHNLFDRRSITKSRNPAVRWVREWVPQDLVATGGKCLVLKWVNEATLKAMKDKSKLPEAAEPEPEPTTEVLFLCSYEGCGKTFIDAGALRKHSHIHGERQYVCHYENCGKKFLDSSKLKRHFLIHTGERDFVCPHEGCGKAFSLDFNLRSHMKTHSQENYHLCPYPECGKRYAHEYKLKNHIASHHEKNGFDDVKYTTPVEKPVKTSKSNTGASGPASSDRPFACPYEGCEKAYIHEYKLNLHLRREHPGHFPDDKAKNNTQANTENEIDEGSDQEAYTGKRGNGKVQKQSRSKPTLKMPPSKATQRKTTTTSSANLNVVKKSWPVKDEMYDEEDSEETEEERDNLAEGGWRYGENNDDDEEETEDED